In Elaeis guineensis isolate ETL-2024a chromosome 1, EG11, whole genome shotgun sequence, a genomic segment contains:
- the LOC105032426 gene encoding uncharacterized protein isoform X2 — translation MACRTVRRSSVLLSEPWPWRPPSLHRPPPLLLRPSRATVFHGASLLRCSHSEAPSPTSSSSSSSPQDDQGPPQEAVLKAISEVSKSEGRVAQTTNIVIGGTVTDDASNEWLVLDQKVNSYPMTRGFTAIGTGGDDFVQAMVVAVESVLQQPIPKGRVTQKLSSRGKYVSVNIGPIRVVSSEQV, via the exons ATGGCGTGTCGAACCGTGCGGCGCTCCTCCGTCCTCCTCTCGGAGCCATGGCCATGGCGCCCCCCCTCCCTCCACCgacctcctcctctccttctccgaCCATCTAGGGCTACGGTTTTCCACGGAGCTTCCCTTCTTCGGTGCTCCCATAGCGAGGCGCCGTCGcccacctcttcctcttcttcttcctctcctcaggATGACCAGGGTCCGCCCCAGGAGGCCGTCCTCAAGGCCATCTCCG AAGTATCAAAGTCTGAAGGAAGGGTTGCACAAACCACAAATATTGTCATTGGTGGTACAGTGACAGATGATGCTAGCAATGAATGGCTTGTTCTAGATCAGAAG GTAAACTCATATCCCATGACAAGAGGGTTCACTGCAATAGGAACCGGAGGTGATGATTTTGTCCAAGCAATGGTTGTTGCTGTTGAATCTGTACTTCAGCAACCAATTCCAAAG GGTCGTGTGACTCAGAAACTGTCTTCAAGGGGCAAGTATGTATCCGTAAACATTGGACCTATTCGTGTTGTCTCCAGTGAGCAG GTTTGA
- the LOC105032426 gene encoding uncharacterized protein isoform X1 — MACRTVRRSSVLLSEPWPWRPPSLHRPPPLLLRPSRATVFHGASLLRCSHSEAPSPTSSSSSSSPQDDQGPPQEAVLKAISEVSKSEGRVAQTTNIVIGGTVTDDASNEWLVLDQKVNSYPMTRGFTAIGTGGDDFVQAMVVAVESVLQQPIPKGRVTQKLSSRGKYVSVNIGPIRVVSSEQVQAVYNAMRRDDRMKYFL; from the exons ATGGCGTGTCGAACCGTGCGGCGCTCCTCCGTCCTCCTCTCGGAGCCATGGCCATGGCGCCCCCCCTCCCTCCACCgacctcctcctctccttctccgaCCATCTAGGGCTACGGTTTTCCACGGAGCTTCCCTTCTTCGGTGCTCCCATAGCGAGGCGCCGTCGcccacctcttcctcttcttcttcctctcctcaggATGACCAGGGTCCGCCCCAGGAGGCCGTCCTCAAGGCCATCTCCG AAGTATCAAAGTCTGAAGGAAGGGTTGCACAAACCACAAATATTGTCATTGGTGGTACAGTGACAGATGATGCTAGCAATGAATGGCTTGTTCTAGATCAGAAG GTAAACTCATATCCCATGACAAGAGGGTTCACTGCAATAGGAACCGGAGGTGATGATTTTGTCCAAGCAATGGTTGTTGCTGTTGAATCTGTACTTCAGCAACCAATTCCAAAG GGTCGTGTGACTCAGAAACTGTCTTCAAGGGGCAAGTATGTATCCGTAAACATTGGACCTATTCGTGTTGTCTCCAGTGAGCAG GTCCAAGCTGTATATAATGCCATGAGGAGGGATGACAGAATGAAGTATTTTTTGTAG